One region of Camelina sativa cultivar DH55 chromosome 6, Cs, whole genome shotgun sequence genomic DNA includes:
- the LOC104790745 gene encoding defensin-like protein 206 codes for MAKNLINIVSFTVLLVVLLMASTGIIKTEAQGVPCTAGCSPRAFLDECPAAHGTTDAICCSCCKSTYGSPPVCFAIIEGTDRHCHCYKQA; via the exons atggcAAAGAACCTCATCAACATCGTCAGTTTCACTGTTCTCTTGGTTGTCCTCCTGATGGCTTCAACTg GAATCATTAAGACCGAGGCTCAGGGTGTCCCTTGCACAGCTGGATGTAGTCCACGTGCGTTCCTCGACGAGTGCCCGGCAGCCCACGGAACCACAGATGCGATATGCTGTAGCTGTTGCAAATCCACATACGGTTCTCCTCCAGTCTGCTTTGCGATTATTGAGGGCACTGATAGACACTGCCACTGCTACAAACAGGCTTGA